In the Pogona vitticeps strain Pit_001003342236 chromosome 2, PviZW2.1, whole genome shotgun sequence genome, ATTATCCTCTGCTACCTGCAAGTGTGGTTGGCTATTCGTGCGGTAAGCAGAGCCTACTCCCCAACTTTCAGCCTCTGCCTACTTGACTCCCAGTAGGAAACAATGCACCCTTCTCCCCAGCCTACACCTTCAGAAACAACCCATCACCCTCAATCCTGTCCCTTCTGTTGAAACTCCCTTTCTTGGCTCCTGAGTTCAAGCTATTATACCACTATAGTCCCCTAACTCGAAACTCTCTAGAATTTTTTTAATCAGATATAAATTTTATTACCAATACCTCTGATATCCCATCTTCAATAGCAGCAGCCTTCTGGTGAGATTCCAACTCACAGTAAGACTTCCTCTGTACAGCCTATCAAGATGCCAGTAATGTGGCCACATCTCCATTTCTTTAGTAGATCCATGGCTCTGCTTAATTCCCTTATTAGCTTTCCAAGACTTTGTTCCCCATTAGCACTGGATTTCTTCCTCATTTCTCCTCTATTAGGGAGAAGATAACTTACCTGAAATTTATTAGGCAGGTCTTTCTGTAGGATTCTCCCTCTACTGTTTGCAACGCCTGCAATTTAGGATGACTGAATCCCTCACTAAGGGCTTCTCTGCAAGTGGCATTAGGCGCAGGCTTGAGTGGGCTAAGGAGAGTCCCTAGgaagtccagtatgccatttggagcGATCCTTGCATTCAGGTGGCATACAGATCTCAAATGACCTTATTTGCCCCACAGCAGCCTGCTGTCAATTTACCAGTATCATGAAGAGAttgaagaagagagccacttcacaTTATAGGCAAATTAATTACAGCCTCGGTTTTGTGGAGGGGCGGAGGAactgaaaaaaagtttttaagtGTGTGTGAGAGCAGCAAATATTTACTGCATCACTTTTAGACAAAAGACTAATGGAAAGCAAATGTGTATTTTGATGGCAGGAAAAATGACAGCAGACTGCATTGTGCTGTGCTGCCCTAATAAGCATTTGCTTTCCATTCATTTTTTAGGTCTTTAAAGCAATGCAGTGAatattttctgctctttttttcactTCCATGAAGCTGAGGAAGTAATTAATTTGCTAACATTATACAGTGGCTCTCTTCACAATATTGGTAAATTAAAAGCTGAAGGCTCGATTTAGTTCATTTCCAATGACCCTACACACTGAAAACAGACCAAAACTGACTGATCTTACTCACACCAAAAACGTAGAAACCTCTGacagggccagaaaggtgcagacAGGACCACTCTGGGGACAGGCTAGTTTGCTCTAGCCAAGATGCTGTCTGACTGCTGTCTTTAAGAGTGAACCAACCCATTCCTGCAGCAGTGGGCTAAATGCTTGTGTAGTCAATATGCCAAGTGCAGGAATGACAGATATGCTCTCTCTAACCCCACTTTTTCCCTTTGTTCTTGCACAGGTTGCCGCCCAGCAGAAAGAGTCAGAATCTACACAGAAGGCTGAAAGGGAAGTGTCAAGGATGGTGGTTGTCATGATCATTGCCTATTGCTTCTGCTGGGGACCATACACGGTCTTTGCCTGTTTTGCTGCTGCCAACCCAGGCTATGCCTTCCACCCCCTTGCAGCTGCTCTGCCAGCCTACTTTGCAAAGAGCGCCACCATTTACAACCCAATTATCTATGTCTTCATGAACAGACAGGTAATTTGCTCTGTCCTCAAGGGGACAGTTATAAGCTAGCTAGATGAGACTGGAAGTCCAGGAATTATATGGATTAAGAGTTATGGAGAAGTGCAGATCTCATAATCAGTTTggattaatctctctctctctctctctctctcttgttctttctctcccccctgaCAGTTCCGTAACTGCATATTGCAACTCTTTGGCAAGAAGGTGGATGATGGCTCTGAATTATCTTCCACTTCCCGTACTGAGGTCTCCTCGGTCTCGAATTCCTCTGTATCACCGGCATAAGAGTTCCCTGCTTGAATGGACACCGAGACAGGACTTTGCCTCCCAGGAGAGCCCCAGTGagaaccccccctccctcctgcacTGTATGGATTCCCTTTGAGCATATGAAATGCTGGCTTGCCATCTCCACAGACCATCTCCTTTGGACTTAGACTGTACCCCTCATGGGgtgctgctgtttttcttgtgGTTGTGGGAGGGAAATGTTTATGTTTGCTCCTCAGAACTGCTTTTGGATGGGGGCAAAGGGCACAGAATTCCATAGTTAAATATCCCATCTTCCTGCAGCTTTCCTGGGTCATCGGGTGTCGCCTGAACACTCTTTCCTGGCCATTGTGATCATTGATTAGTTTCCCACTTGTCCTTCTGTCTCTCCAGAGGGGACAGAACAAAGGGGGTTCCCTGTGGAAAGCATATAGCTTTTGTAAAGCAAGTCTATCCAAGGCCCTCTCGGTACTGAAACTGCCCCAGAATTCACATTCGCCCCAGTGCACTCCATCCCGTGGAGGGGTGGACAAATGGATGTGTCTCCAGAGGGACAGAATCCACTGTCTGGCCTCGTGGGCTCTTTTCTGATTCCTTTTGCTCTGCCCCTCCTATGAAGTTTTCACTGGAGCCAGGGAGTGCATTGAAGGGGGACTCCTGGAATAATAAATTGTGTCCCTCCAAGGTGCCAGTGCCTCAGCAAGGTTGGATGTCTTGTTGGATTCTAGTTCTGTCAAGAGGCTGCAATTCTGACATGGGGCAGAACCACTGAGAATCAGCAGGAGTCAACCTGGACATCCCAGGGGCTCTGTGCTTCTCCCCAGCATGGCTCAACTGGAACCACTCTGTACATAATGTTTGATACTAAAGCTTAGTGTGTCCCTGGGACGTCTAGCTAGAAAcgcaatggggaaaaaaagaaaaaaaaaaccaacaacctgcAGCAGTGAGTGAGCTAGCGAATAAAGATTTTTAACTTCTGTATTAAAGCTCTGTTCTTATCCTATAAATCATGCAGCCAAATAATACCCTTTGCCCAGCACTGACTGCTATATATCTGTACCTGTGGGTGATGACTACCATCTTATAAAAATGACTGTGAACAGGGTGGAGGGAAGAGAACACCCAAGCACTGGAGTGTTTGCTGGATACCAGGGCATGCCTACAACCATGAGAAAAGGTAAAATGGTGAAAAGTTAGGTTCGGGGGCGTTCCTAAGAACAGAAGACTGGGATAAAAATAAGTCAGACTCACTTTCTACGGACTTTTCTCTTGAGTAAATCTCACTGTCATGCAAAATAGCTATACAAGAAAAATGATGTAGAGGATATGGTCCTTCTTAATTAGGGTGCAATAATCTACCTCAGGTAACGAATTGAGTTGGGAGGGCTCCGATTATGCCTCTAAACGATGAGTATGCAACCAGAACCACAGATCAGTTAAACTGAGGATGCAGTCCTATGGTGTTTCATCCTATGGTTTGGGCAGCTCCTGGGTCAATCCATGTTCCAGCAACCACCTGACATTCAGGAATTAGCCCAATCTTTCTGAATGCCCATGTGCACCACTTTGGGTCCTTGGCAGGGTCTACTATGTTCTTAATgtggattgctccattttggttcagttttggcatgtgtgatcaaCAGTATCcaatcaaaacagatctgccaTAGTGGCAGTATGGTACCTATTAATACAtttccaaaataataaaaataatccaaCTTTCTCCCATTCCCTTGGAGAGGGGGAGACAGAAGAGGGTgtggagaggttttttttttgtttcattatttactttttaaaattttctgcttCATTTAAAATCCAGCACTGTTTCACTCAAGTGGCACATCGATTCACAGACATGCCACttacaaataactttttttagcAGAGGGTTAAGGTACGGAGTGATACTCTGCCCTGAAACCACCCAAACTTTGCATACAAATGCAAGGATTGCCCCAAATGGCACACCACACCTCAAAGCGACCCtgtttagcccaatccagccaGGGACATTTGCTTGTCTAGTTGTATCCTGAGACATTAGAATGTAAACCTGTTGGTTTCACTTTTCTCCATACTCAACCTAACTAGTTCAAATTGTGGGTGCATTAATTTTGGTATGTAgaccctctgtttctctcttcagTTCTGAAGCTCTTTATCACGTATGGGCACCAACGTCTAAGCTCTTCACACCTAAGTCAGAGTTGGACCCTACATGGAATGAATGATCACATATAGTTTGATGCAGTCATAGACAAGTTAGAAAGTTAGAAAGATGATAAAGTACAGCATTTTAACAGGTTTTTAAGAAAGAAGTTTGCTTGCATTAGGGAGCATCAGAAAGCACTGGAATACATACAAAAATATGCatgctgttttgttcttttgttacTAAGCAGAAGGAAGCCATGTTTTCCACTCTAGCTGGGCAGTAGGAGGGAAATAGTTCCAAACAGCTATTACAACAATGATCACAAGCAAAGTGGTCATGGCACACCAGCGTGTACGCAGAAGAGGAAGAGCACAGGTTGAAACAGTGGAGGCGCACACTAGAAGAATGGCAGCAATAGTCAGCAGGAGATTCATGAGTTGCCCATAAAGTTTGTAGATATTGGCCTGGGGCAGCTCTCTTGCCTCCTGCTGTTGGGCCTGCTGCTGCATTTCCATTTTAGCCAAACGCGTCTGATAGGACTCCAGCATCTCCTGCCAAAGGGATAAGGAAAAGGCAGGAGGTCAGTTTCCTGGCCACTTTTCAGTGGCTAGGCCCACTACCACATCTAAGCCTTGCTAATTTTCTATTATGTATTTCTATTGTTTTTCACTTGGGATAGGCAGTTTTGCCATCATAgccttgggttttgttttggggttgttgtttttttttttttttttggcactttGGTCATATTATATACAAATTGGAGTCTCAGTTCTCTTGGTGTTAGCCCTTGGCAAAAAATCAACACTGAAGACGTAGGAATCAAGCAGAGTGGGGTGGCACGTTTTTCAGGCATAACTCCTCCCCCTCCAAAAGCACCTTTTATAAAAAAGCATTCTGCAGAGGGAACAACCCAGCAAAAACTGGAAATGTTCAGGAGCCAGAATGCTGGCTGACAGATGGAAGAAGGGTGGAAAACATGTGGCAGGGGACTGGAATGGGGAATCTTGAGCAGAAGCACACCAGCCTCTTTGCAAATCCCATTTATTATATGCTATGGGCGgctgtttaggtatctggccgcagagccagaggttaagagttgattcccctctgtgccttcaGTTACCAGCCTATATAagtcttgggcaagatgcactgtcccaggacacccccagaagaaggagaatggtaaaccacctctaagagttttctacctagaaaaccctgaaaagggtcaccgtaagtcagaattgatttgacgcaacatgatcattattattatgaGCATTGGaagatgtgaaaaagatataAGTTGCTGAAAATAATAGCATTGTAGCTGGGTTCTTAGAAACACAGCTCTGGTTCATCCTAACAACCTCTTGGCAGAGCCAGTTTGGTGCTGCCTCTGTTTCAGCGGGCAGTGCCATCCAGAAATATGGAATGTCCTTCAGGGAGAGAGAGTGATAGCAGGATGTTTTCTCCATCctaatgaatattattattaattatttgcaCCCTCTGAGTTTTCAGACATCTCACTTTGGCACTGTCAATGTAATGTACACCATATCAGCCCAGAGATATATCGCTGCATCTAAGGCTGGTTGTTGTAGCCTATTCCATCACACAATATGCCATAATTCTCTTTGGCTCTAACTCTGTACTTTGTCACAAGGAATGCCATACAACTCACTCCACTGTCTTCTTCCCTGGTCTTCATAATTGTGCCCCCTATACATTCTGGACTTTTATATATGGGACTTCTTACCCAAATGTCCCGGGTCCTCTCATAAGACTGGTAGACCATCTTCTCCTCAGTGCAGGCCAGGTCTTGTTTGAGGTTGGTGATCTCGTTTTGATTTATCTGAATCATGTCATTCACTTGTACTTCCAGATTATAATGTCTAAAGAAGTGTAGCAGAATTGAGGTGGGCTAAGAAAGCTTCTACAGTCTGGTCCCatgctttcctccttctctcaccTCCCCACTCCCCCGGCCTCAAGCCAACTGGTTGATCTTATTACAGTCTGAGCTTAACACACCGGTAATAAATGGATTATGACTGAGCTGGCTCTGCTTCCTCATTTGACACTTGCATTGGTTAGAAGGGGATGAGTAGGCTCATCCTAGGGAACAGAAAGGGTCATAGCATGGGTTCCCAATAGAGAGAGGGTCATGGGTTTTGGATTACATTGCTGCAAAGAGATTGCAAACTATTAAGGCGCTGAACCTAAAAATAGTGAGAAAGGATACCTCGGCTAGTCTCTTGGTGCTAATCCTTTGTGAAAGTCAACGCTCAAGACATAGGAATCAAGCAGGGTGGGGTGGCAGGTTTTTGGATCTGGCATTGGAAGAGTATGTCACCACTTTACTTTGATCCCAGGGCTATGACACTAGGGTAGATATCACCATGGCTATGCTGAATTAATAGTTAACTACAATCCCAGGCAGTTCCTAGCTAGTTTTTAGTAACTCCTTTAGGATGAAAACATGTAATATTAAAAATAGAGCTTATAGGAAATTCTTCAGTAGCACCCCAAATCTGGTAAAGTCAAATCTGGCAAAGCCAAGGGTCTATGCTTTAGCACAAGAGAGGGGAGAAGTGAAGAATTGACAACAGCCCCTGgactcctcctttttttccactGCAGCTGAACAGATCAGGCCCTCTCTTTCTAACCCAGATTATGAGATAAGGAATAGATGTCATTGGCTACACCTTATCTCTTGGCAAGGCAGTCATGCAGCTAATGGGACTAATGAGGAAGAGGAGCACCAGCAGCTGACCCCAACTGCACTGAGAAGGTTAATTCATGAGGAGGGTGGGACCAGTGAGGATGCCTTGCACAAGGGTCCTCAAACATGTGGTGCTGACTCTGAAACTGGGCTTCCTTCTTGTTTCATACTTGGAATGACAGATGTATCTACTGGGAAATCAAATACCAGCTCAGCCATTTATCATCACCCTCACCTTTCAGTTgctgtccattaaaaaaaagtaataatgatGTTGCATAAACAGTTGTCTGTTCATTTACCAGCTTGTTAATTCTCATTCACTGCTATATTAATTATTGCTGATTTTTGgaaaggacatttttaaaatgtacaaatctACTACGAACATTAGTATGGATAGAAAATACCCAGTGACATGACAGGCAACAACCAATCCATGCTGTTCTTCCATGCTTGAAACCACAGAAATACTGCCCTCCTCCCCTGGGCTCAGGCCAGGAGGGAAAGAGGTACAATTAAGGTACTTCATTCCTTTCGTCACCACAGTAGGCCTCTGCTCTAAAAATGTTACCTTTGTCTTCAATTTCTGTGTGACTCTGTATAGAGAGAATGGGGCTCTTTGTCCTCTGTACGGAAGTTTTTCAAAATTCTCCCTTGGCCAAGGACATTGTGGTTGTTCCTGTTTTCCATTACATGACAAGCAATAGCTGGTCTCCCATATAATgtaaaagcagcaagaaaagcaTGTAGGTGataaaaaaagaagcaaggtATGTTGCCTCTACAATGATATCAGATTAGCTTTAGAGGTGAAAGAGATTTGCCTCTCTGAATGAAGTGACACGGTGGAGGGTATATAGATCAATCTGAGTTTTGACACTGGGTTGACGTTTTACATGCAGAACAAAAGAGAAGATCCTTTTGTTATACATGAGGCAGATGTGACACTTTCAATggaaaagtaaaggtaaaggttcccttgacattttagtcagtcgtgtttgactctagggatcggtgctcatccccgtttccaagccgtggagccagcgtttgtccgaagacagtttccgttgtcacgtggccagcgcaacttagattcagaacgctgtttaccttcccattgagatggtacctatttatctgctcgcatttgcatgctttcgagctgctaggttggcaaggagctgggacaaagcgacgggagctcactctgtcacgtggatttgatcttacaactgctggtcttctgaccctgcagcacacaaaggcttctgcggtttagcccacagcgccaccacatcccccgtTCAATGgaaaagtgggatacaaatttAGTGAACAGAAAGTCTTCATATCTATCAGTAGATCACTAACTGTTCTAGTACCAAAGGCAGAGCACTGAAAATCTGAGCTAGGGACACAGACTTTGGAACTGGAAAAGTTGGATGGGGGAAAGGGAGACAGGATATCAGAAACTGCCAAATCTGAAAATAGTTATAGGTGAGATGGGATACCAGTCCTGGCAGTTCATGGATTGAACAGGATGGAGTTTCATCTGAAGGTGCACCCACTTCCTCAGCTGATGAGCCACTCATGAATACTGGAATCCACTTAGCAGGGGAGCACCcaccttcttttctcctcttgcaGAAATTCCATCATcttctgcttgtcagctttccaTGCCTCATCCATCTTGTGCCATTCATCCTCCAGTGCCTTTTGATCTTCCCTGAGATCTGCCAGCTGAGCCTTCAACTCTTCAAGCTTCTGCTTGCTTTCATCCTCAAGGAATTGTTTTGGGACTGGCTCTGGGACAGGACAATTTTCTTTGCTCTCTGAGAGGGGAGGGAGATGAACTTCCTCAGCAGTTACGGTTTCTGCAGTCCGGATCCTGGGTAGGTGAAAGGGTGACAATCGAGAAAAGCTGCTCCTGGAGGCAGAATGCTGCTGTAGGGTAGAGGTGGAAGTGGAGCTACTGTCCGGAGTTGCAAAAACCCTCTGCTCTAACTTCTTCAGCTGGGCACAGCTATCCAGTAGGCGTTGCTCCAGATGAGCAATATTAGCTGAGGAGCGCTGGTTGATGCGTTCAAAGGCCTGACGGATGGAGGGAGCCTTTTCTCGGTCAGCCTTGCTCACTAGCTCCACATAGTAGGAGGTGTTGTCATCACGATTGGTCCTTTCCACCCTCAACAGCTCGGACAAGTGCAGTATACGATGGCGTAGGGCATCCTTCTGGCTGCGGTAGCCTGACTGGGAAGTGGTGGATGCAACAGAGGGGCTGCGGTCGCGTCTGCTGGGCTCTGCCTACCATAGAATTAAAGGGGGAGGCAGTAAGATCAGAGAAAGAGGCAGGGATTTCAGCTGGCTCAGAATGCCAGTTCATGCAAGGGCTATCTCACAATGCCCTTGTCAG is a window encoding:
- the TEX28 gene encoding testis-specific protein TEX28 — its product is MVDLSSKGESPQQAEDSTNEPHITTAEPSRRDRSPSVASTTSQSGYRSQKDALRHRILHLSELLRVERTNRDDNTSYYVELVSKADREKAPSIRQAFERINQRSSANIAHLEQRLLDSCAQLKKLEQRVFATPDSSSTSTSTLQQHSASRSSFSRLSPFHLPRIRTAETVTAEEVHLPPLSESKENCPVPEPVPKQFLEDESKQKLEELKAQLADLREDQKALEDEWHKMDEAWKADKQKMMEFLQEEKRRHYNLEVQVNDMIQINQNEITNLKQDLACTEEKMVYQSYERTRDIWEMLESYQTRLAKMEMQQQAQQQEARELPQANIYKLYGQLMNLLLTIAAILLVCASTVSTCALPLLRTRWCAMTTLLVIIVVIAVWNYFPPTAQLEWKTWLPSA